A window from Armatimonadota bacterium encodes these proteins:
- a CDS encoding PD40 domain-containing protein, which yields MKTWFWLVVPIALLCVLFGCGGGGGGSTFFASLKFSVDWGLRSRSLDGPGSALSVVLRVEGASESGSDLLYPANRSADPSSHSETYTTGIKAKVGAHRVTATFFAQGNGTGSVVGVASGTLSVQPDGTLSGSISTVGTVSSVSVPAGQSVGIDQTKQLQFSAKDSGGGIVAVSGGSAVWTVTSGSDKLAFQDGYAKGRALGSASVIATVDGVASAPATVAVTVDSAISVEINPLSALVQPADSKQFTATVYGTANQQVTWSVLTANGGSISSGGLYTAPPELMYVTIEARSAADPSKTATALVIVQMETLEVDVSPNPVTVGPNGQQQFSAFVIGSPNQAVTWKVLTAGGGSIDANGLYTAPATPMAVTVEARAVADPAVAGTSKVTVQSGTLTVTVSPNPVTLEQDASEHFTAVVEGSPNQEVTWSVEEEGGGSISAQGNYRAPQTLGTYTVRATSKADPNASGTAAVTVIVEARIVFWSKPETVGPRTIFTIKPDGTDRRTLGDGGDSDEIWPVYSPNGSKILFSYDYSLWTMAPDGSNRVHLNPAALTSPSWSPDGRKIVCHGLGVGGYMDLYILDSDGSNLVNITNNSGQDWHPAWSPDGSWIAYVHDSDVWLISPQTGQTKRLTTIGNCAFRPSWSPDGAKIAFDSEAGGTRRVYLMNSDGSGLTVLKNGFEPAFSPDGRRIAFCQTLWDISVMDADGSNVRTVAGGGKFNYQPSWRTR from the coding sequence GTGAAAACCTGGTTCTGGCTGGTGGTGCCCATCGCACTGCTCTGCGTGCTTTTCGGCTGTGGAGGGGGCGGCGGTGGCTCTACGTTTTTCGCTTCGCTCAAGTTCTCCGTGGATTGGGGGCTTAGGAGCAGGTCTCTGGATGGCCCAGGCTCGGCGCTTTCGGTGGTGCTGCGCGTGGAGGGCGCCTCCGAGTCCGGCAGCGACCTTCTGTACCCGGCCAACCGAAGCGCGGACCCATCTTCCCATTCCGAGACTTACACGACCGGCATCAAGGCCAAGGTCGGGGCTCACCGCGTCACCGCGACCTTCTTCGCTCAGGGCAACGGCACGGGAAGCGTCGTTGGGGTCGCCTCGGGCACTCTCTCGGTCCAGCCGGACGGAACCCTCTCCGGTTCGATAAGTACCGTGGGCACGGTATCGAGCGTCAGCGTGCCGGCAGGGCAGTCTGTGGGCATCGATCAGACGAAGCAGCTTCAGTTCAGCGCCAAGGACTCAGGAGGCGGGATCGTGGCTGTCAGCGGAGGCTCTGCGGTCTGGACGGTCACATCGGGCTCCGACAAGCTGGCGTTTCAGGACGGCTACGCCAAAGGAAGGGCCCTGGGCTCGGCGAGCGTCATCGCCACGGTCGATGGCGTGGCCAGCGCACCCGCCACGGTTGCTGTCACGGTGGATTCGGCGATCAGCGTCGAGATCAACCCTCTCTCGGCTCTGGTCCAGCCTGCGGACTCCAAGCAGTTCACGGCGACGGTGTACGGGACCGCCAACCAGCAGGTCACCTGGAGTGTGCTGACGGCAAACGGCGGCTCCATATCGAGCGGCGGGCTGTACACAGCGCCACCGGAACTGATGTACGTGACGATCGAGGCGCGCTCGGCGGCCGATCCCTCCAAGACGGCGACGGCGCTGGTGATCGTGCAGATGGAGACTCTGGAGGTGGACGTTTCGCCCAATCCGGTGACGGTGGGTCCAAATGGGCAGCAGCAGTTCTCGGCGTTCGTGATCGGCAGCCCGAACCAGGCGGTCACCTGGAAGGTGCTGACCGCAGGCGGCGGAAGCATCGACGCGAACGGGCTCTACACGGCGCCCGCGACGCCGATGGCGGTGACCGTCGAGGCGCGGGCCGTGGCAGATCCGGCCGTCGCCGGGACGTCGAAGGTCACGGTGCAGTCGGGCACCTTGACTGTGACGGTGAGCCCGAACCCGGTGACCCTGGAGCAGGACGCGTCGGAGCACTTCACGGCGGTGGTGGAGGGCAGCCCGAACCAGGAGGTCACCTGGAGCGTGGAAGAGGAAGGGGGAGGATCGATTTCGGCGCAGGGGAACTACCGGGCGCCTCAAACATTGGGGACTTACACGGTCAGGGCGACCAGCAAGGCTGACCCAAATGCAAGTGGGACGGCGGCTGTAACAGTCATCGTTGAGGCCAGGATCGTCTTCTGGAGCAAGCCAGAGACCGTTGGTCCACGCACGATCTTCACCATCAAGCCCGATGGGACCGATCGCCGTACGTTGGGCGATGGCGGCGACAGCGACGAGATCTGGCCTGTGTATTCACCGAACGGCTCCAAAATCCTGTTTTCCTACGACTATTCGCTTTGGACGATGGCCCCAGACGGGTCGAATCGGGTGCACCTCAATCCGGCGGCCTTGACCAGCCCGTCCTGGTCACCCGACGGGCGCAAGATCGTTTGCCACGGGCTCGGAGTCGGAGGCTACATGGACCTCTATATCCTGGACTCCGACGGCTCCAATCTTGTGAACATCACCAACAACTCAGGGCAAGACTGGCACCCAGCCTGGAGTCCCGATGGCTCATGGATAGCCTATGTCCACGATAGCGACGTCTGGCTGATTTCTCCACAGACAGGCCAAACCAAGAGGCTAACCACAATTGGCAACTGTGCCTTTCGTCCGAGTTGGTCACCTGACGGCGCCAAAATCGCATTTGACAGCGAGGCTGGAGGCACTCGAAGGGTCTATTTGATGAATAGCGACGGAAGCGGCCTGACTGTCCTTAAGAATGGCTTCGAACCTGCGTTTTCTCCAGATGGCAGGCGCATTGCATTCTGCCAGACTCTATGGGACATTTCGGTGATGGACGCCGACGGATCGAACGTACGGACCGTGGCCGGAGGCGGGAAGTTCAACTACCAGCCCAGTTGGCGAACGCGATAG
- a CDS encoding prepilin-type N-terminal cleavage/methylation domain-containing protein — protein MLSHLYLRFRGVRVKKRAFTLIELLVVIAIIAILAAILFPVFAQAKAAAKKTAALSNVKQIALGAIMYEADYDDTFPLMYVPAPGVLDGLGYTYTWQNTIQPYVKNWGLFVSPLHRLTKADPINYLDVFLNFGMPPRAEINGTNTNGSWSDGYYLLSAFGGPQARWQGILGFWTGNGWAEPTGTAGVSSYSATAVARPAEMVFATDASAPDWWSGYFNTITSDTMWYCVTWYADYGLQRFGMNPRYGQTVKTECGSMRLRGGLVATTFTDGHAAMIQINKAYGTMTTAGGVKVYKYIWPGE, from the coding sequence GTGTTAAGTCATCTTTACCTTCGTTTCAGAGGTGTCAGAGTGAAAAAACGAGCATTTACCCTTATTGAACTTCTGGTGGTTATCGCCATCATCGCGATTCTCGCGGCCATCCTTTTCCCTGTGTTCGCACAGGCCAAGGCTGCTGCGAAGAAGACCGCGGCTCTCAGCAACGTGAAGCAGATCGCGCTCGGCGCGATCATGTACGAAGCGGACTACGACGATACGTTCCCGCTGATGTACGTTCCGGCCCCCGGCGTCCTTGACGGCCTCGGCTATACGTACACCTGGCAGAACACGATTCAGCCCTACGTGAAGAACTGGGGCCTGTTCGTCAGCCCGCTGCACCGCCTCACCAAGGCTGACCCGATCAACTACCTCGACGTGTTCCTGAACTTCGGTATGCCCCCGCGCGCCGAAATCAACGGAACGAACACCAACGGTTCCTGGTCTGACGGCTACTACCTGCTCTCCGCTTTCGGCGGCCCGCAGGCTCGCTGGCAGGGCATCCTCGGTTTCTGGACCGGCAACGGCTGGGCTGAGCCCACCGGCACCGCCGGCGTGAGCAGCTACAGCGCCACCGCTGTTGCGCGACCTGCCGAGATGGTCTTCGCCACCGACGCGTCCGCTCCGGACTGGTGGTCGGGCTACTTCAACACGATCACGTCGGACACGATGTGGTACTGCGTGACCTGGTATGCCGACTACGGCCTGCAGCGCTTCGGTATGAACCCCCGCTACGGCCAGACGGTCAAGACGGAGTGCGGTTCGATGCGACTTCGAGGCGGCCTCGTCGCCACGACGTTCACCGACGGCCACGCGGCGATGATCCAGATCAACAAGGCCTATGGCACGATGACCACCGCGGGTGGCGTGAAGGTCTACAAGTACATCTGGCCCGGCGAGTAA
- a CDS encoding acetyl-CoA carboxylase biotin carboxyl carrier protein has product MDVRGKIDRLAGLMDEFRLSEAEMEGENWKVAFKRQSTKKAATPEDESVDHLESFAEAHFEAPAAVISQGPVGEPVLSPMTGIYYGAPSPSAAPFVVEGDHVEEGQVLALIEAMKTFNEITAPCRGVVTQLVAKNSDLVQQKDVLMYLEEVGH; this is encoded by the coding sequence ATGGACGTACGCGGCAAGATCGACCGCCTGGCCGGGCTGATGGATGAGTTCCGCCTCAGCGAGGCCGAAATGGAGGGCGAGAACTGGAAGGTCGCCTTCAAACGGCAAAGCACGAAGAAAGCCGCTACGCCCGAAGACGAGTCGGTGGATCACCTCGAGAGCTTTGCTGAGGCGCACTTCGAGGCTCCGGCAGCCGTAATTTCTCAAGGCCCTGTTGGCGAGCCCGTGCTGAGCCCAATGACCGGCATCTACTATGGGGCGCCGAGCCCCAGCGCCGCGCCGTTCGTTGTGGAGGGCGACCACGTCGAGGAAGGCCAGGTCCTGGCGCTGATCGAGGCGATGAAGACCTTCAACGAGATCACCGCCCCCTGTCGTGGAGTGGTCACTCAGCTTGTCGCCAAAAACTCGGACCTGGTCCAGCAGAAGGACGTGCTGATGTATCTGGAGGAGGTTGGGCATTAG
- a CDS encoding homoserine dehydrogenase — translation MEATEARDPSQPIRIGFLGFGTVGSATFRMLGENAAQITRKVGTTIEVSKIGVRDMAKERIADRKLFTDNLLSVVEDPTIDVVLELMGGVDPAGELVETALQSGKHVVTANKELLAKRGSRLVHLAATLGRDLHFEAAVGGGIPLIQPIKHQLAGNDLIKLMGILNGTTNYVLTRMSKEGADLDTAVREAQAKGYAEADPSSDIDGYDAQYKLAILSSIAFGQEVPPEGVHREGLGMIKPKDIHFADVLGYTIKPLGIVEALPEGILARVHPTLLPKTHPLANVNDVYNAVWFTGDFVGDVMFSGRGAGGNPTGSAVIGDLIDVCRNIRLGGSGNTIPYGPPIRALPIERLTCSYYIRMVVQDRPKALGCIATVFGNCGISLGAMEMRTLDGRLGEIVFLTHPALEESFLRSLKALRNLHIVEQIASWFRVEQ, via the coding sequence ATGGAAGCCACAGAGGCCCGCGATCCCTCACAACCCATTCGTATTGGGTTTCTCGGGTTTGGTACCGTGGGCTCCGCCACGTTTCGGATGCTCGGCGAGAACGCCGCGCAAATCACCCGCAAGGTCGGTACGACCATCGAGGTGTCCAAGATCGGGGTTCGGGACATGGCCAAGGAGCGAATCGCGGACCGGAAGCTCTTTACCGACAACCTGCTATCGGTGGTCGAGGACCCCACAATAGACGTCGTCCTTGAACTGATGGGCGGTGTGGACCCTGCCGGCGAGCTCGTCGAAACGGCGCTCCAGTCTGGGAAGCACGTGGTCACGGCCAACAAGGAACTGCTCGCAAAGCGAGGCTCCAGGCTGGTTCATCTTGCGGCCACGCTCGGCCGAGACCTTCATTTTGAAGCTGCGGTCGGTGGCGGCATTCCGCTGATCCAGCCGATCAAGCACCAGCTCGCAGGCAACGACCTGATCAAGCTGATGGGCATCCTCAACGGGACCACCAACTATGTGCTCACACGCATGAGCAAAGAGGGCGCCGACCTCGATACCGCCGTGAGAGAGGCGCAGGCCAAAGGCTACGCCGAGGCTGACCCAAGCAGCGACATCGACGGCTACGATGCCCAGTACAAGCTCGCGATTCTCTCCAGCATCGCGTTTGGCCAGGAGGTGCCGCCAGAGGGCGTCCACCGAGAGGGCCTGGGCATGATCAAGCCCAAGGACATCCATTTTGCCGACGTCCTTGGCTATACGATTAAGCCCCTAGGCATCGTCGAGGCCCTGCCCGAGGGGATCTTGGCGCGCGTCCATCCGACGCTCCTCCCGAAGACCCACCCACTAGCGAACGTCAACGACGTCTACAACGCGGTCTGGTTTACGGGTGACTTTGTGGGCGACGTGATGTTCAGCGGGCGCGGCGCAGGCGGCAACCCTACGGGCTCAGCCGTCATTGGAGACCTGATCGACGTTTGCCGCAACATCCGTCTCGGTGGTTCCGGCAACACGATTCCCTATGGCCCGCCGATTCGCGCGCTGCCGATCGAGCGGCTCACCTGCAGTTACTACATCCGTATGGTGGTTCAGGACCGTCCCAAGGCGCTCGGCTGCATCGCCACCGTTTTCGGCAATTGCGGGATCTCGCTGGGGGCGATGGAGATGCGGACGCTCGATGGGCGGCTCGGCGAGATCGTATTCCTTACACACCCCGCGCTGGAAGAGTCGTTCCTTCGCTCGCTGAAGGCACTGAGGAACCTGCATATCGTGGAGCAGATCGCCAGTTGGTTCCGCGTGGAGCAGTAA
- a CDS encoding carbon-nitrogen hydrolase family protein produces MRIACVQADVVFGDPAANSQRALAELERLHRQGVHLAVFPEAFLTGYCVSTPEAARRISIPVRADDGHKVTEAPESVTSLHRRCTELGIHAIVGFAGIEDGRIYNGAVLIVPGGPMYRYIKTHLPDLGLDKFVRRGDSLPVFETELGKIGVLICFDQRQPEAARTLALKGAELIVLPTNWPQGAENSANIMTIARAAENRVFYAACNRVGTENGFTFIGCSKIIAPSGKVLACAGDGEETIVADIDLAEARNKRAVVRPGEYEWTVFESRRPELYGELVKE; encoded by the coding sequence ATGCGTATCGCGTGCGTTCAGGCCGACGTCGTCTTCGGCGACCCTGCGGCCAATTCGCAGAGGGCGCTTGCCGAGCTGGAAAGGCTCCACCGGCAGGGTGTCCATCTGGCTGTGTTCCCCGAAGCATTTCTCACCGGGTACTGCGTGTCGACGCCCGAGGCCGCCAGACGCATCTCCATTCCCGTCAGAGCCGATGACGGCCACAAGGTCACCGAAGCCCCCGAGTCGGTTACTTCCCTTCACCGGCGGTGCACCGAGCTTGGCATCCACGCCATCGTCGGGTTCGCGGGGATCGAGGACGGCCGCATCTACAACGGCGCGGTTCTGATCGTGCCTGGTGGGCCCATGTATCGCTACATCAAGACCCACCTTCCCGATCTGGGCCTTGACAAGTTCGTGCGCCGAGGGGATTCGCTCCCGGTTTTCGAGACCGAGCTCGGGAAGATCGGCGTGTTGATCTGCTTCGATCAGCGACAGCCTGAAGCCGCGCGGACGCTTGCCCTTAAGGGCGCCGAGCTCATCGTCCTTCCCACCAACTGGCCCCAAGGCGCGGAGAACTCGGCGAACATCATGACCATCGCCCGCGCCGCTGAGAACCGCGTTTTCTACGCGGCCTGCAATCGGGTCGGTACCGAGAACGGATTCACGTTCATCGGCTGCAGCAAGATCATCGCGCCCTCCGGGAAGGTGCTGGCCTGCGCGGGCGACGGTGAAGAGACGATCGTCGCCGACATCGATTTGGCCGAAGCCAGGAATAAGCGCGCGGTCGTTAGGCCCGGCGAGTATGAATGGACGGTGTTCGAGTCCCGCCGCCCGGAGCTTTATGGAGAGTTGGTGAAGGAGTAG
- a CDS encoding winged helix DNA-binding protein — protein MSADVMDDLQSALSTQAAIVSELVSSFLERPLADAGLSLGTFELLSAVKAGGGKASQAEVASRMGIRPASLCEALRSVEAKGVVTRTDDPHDRRAKRLKLTAKGEKLFQRCLESIAAAEHLLSEGIAERDFRTACRVLERAAANLSDAIR, from the coding sequence ATGAGCGCGGATGTCATGGATGATCTTCAAAGCGCGCTGTCTACCCAGGCGGCAATTGTTTCCGAACTCGTCTCGTCTTTCCTGGAGCGTCCCCTTGCAGACGCAGGGCTCTCGCTCGGGACTTTTGAACTTCTCAGTGCGGTGAAAGCCGGGGGCGGCAAGGCGTCTCAGGCCGAAGTTGCGTCCCGCATGGGAATTCGCCCGGCCTCACTCTGCGAGGCCTTGAGGAGCGTGGAAGCCAAAGGGGTCGTCACCCGAACCGACGACCCGCACGACAGGAGGGCCAAGCGGCTGAAGCTGACGGCAAAGGGTGAGAAGCTGTTCCAGCGGTGCCTGGAGTCGATCGCAGCGGCGGAGCACCTGCTCTCTGAGGGGATCGCCGAGCGCGACTTTCGGACAGCGTGTCGCGTCCTGGAGAGAGCTGCAGCCAACCTTTCGGACGCCATTCGCTAG
- a CDS encoding threonylcarbamoyl-AMP synthase, which yields MLKAGEEAAQEAARVLAEGGVAVLPTETVYGLACDATNPAAIAKVYAAKGRPGTNPLIVHVDSIEMAMRCVSEWPLRAQVLSERFWPGPLTLVLPRSSWIPLEATAKLDTVAVRVPASRWFREVIRLLGRPVAAPSANPYMGLSPTRVEHLDPELLKLVDLVLDDGPSRLGLESTVVDLSGESPALLRPGGISRAEIESALGGPLNTPPNEGPARSPGLHRRHYSPKARLELVDRLAPERPGLGFGPPVGDLQIEMPLDPEAYGAALYDALHRLDQLGVSAIEVEAPPESPEWEAVWDRLRRAVAPAEP from the coding sequence CTGCTCAAGGCCGGCGAGGAAGCCGCGCAAGAGGCCGCCAGGGTCCTGGCCGAGGGCGGAGTCGCGGTCCTGCCAACTGAAACGGTCTACGGCTTGGCCTGCGACGCCACCAATCCCGCCGCCATCGCCAAGGTCTACGCCGCGAAGGGAAGGCCGGGCACGAACCCGCTGATCGTGCACGTGGACTCCATCGAGATGGCTATGAGGTGCGTCTCCGAATGGCCCCTCCGGGCCCAAGTCCTATCGGAGAGGTTCTGGCCCGGACCCCTGACCCTGGTGCTCCCCAGGAGCAGCTGGATTCCCCTTGAGGCTACGGCAAAGCTGGACACGGTGGCGGTGCGCGTGCCGGCAAGTCGGTGGTTTCGAGAGGTCATCAGGCTCTTGGGCCGCCCGGTCGCCGCGCCCAGCGCGAACCCCTACATGGGGCTCTCTCCTACGCGGGTCGAGCACCTCGACCCTGAGTTGCTCAAGCTTGTGGACTTGGTATTGGACGACGGCCCGAGCAGGCTGGGGCTGGAGTCGACGGTGGTAGACCTAAGCGGCGAATCACCTGCGCTGCTGCGCCCTGGCGGAATCTCCCGCGCTGAGATCGAGAGCGCCCTGGGTGGACCCTTGAATACGCCACCCAATGAGGGTCCTGCGCGCTCGCCCGGGCTTCACCGACGCCACTATTCACCAAAGGCGCGACTGGAGTTGGTGGACCGGCTCGCGCCAGAACGCCCCGGCCTCGGTTTCGGCCCGCCGGTGGGCGATCTGCAGATCGAAATGCCCCTGGACCCTGAGGCGTACGGGGCTGCGCTCTATGACGCTCTCCACCGGCTCGATCAGTTGGGAGTGTCGGCTATCGAGGTCGAAGCACCGCCCGAGTCGCCGGAGTGGGAAGCGGTTTGGGACAGGCTGCGAAGGGCGGTCGCCCCGGCCGAACCGTGA
- a CDS encoding shikimate dehydrogenase yields the protein MSAFHEWREAPPAEFAVIGDPIAHSLSPSMHRAAYRALGLALRYEAIRVPRGEVSQALSQLRDLGYRGVNVTVPHKEEAFFWLSDPDESCRRIRSANTLDLVSGRGTSTDGPGFLDTLEDLGVTVGARFLILGAGGTARALVDALARAGYGVKLWNRTYERAEELRMSLGLAFSILKEPAIEDVEVIVDATSASRSGQSVPLDWSRASPGALAYDLSYGPTSSAFLGAAEREGLRTVDGKALLVAQGARSLAWWLGVGAPRAAMREALG from the coding sequence ATGAGCGCGTTCCACGAGTGGCGCGAGGCTCCACCCGCCGAGTTCGCCGTGATCGGCGACCCAATCGCGCACTCGCTCTCTCCTTCCATGCATCGAGCCGCCTATCGCGCTCTAGGACTGGCATTGCGGTACGAAGCGATTCGAGTGCCGCGCGGCGAAGTCTCACAGGCCCTTTCTCAGCTTCGAGACTTGGGCTATCGGGGAGTGAACGTAACGGTGCCGCACAAGGAAGAGGCGTTCTTCTGGCTCTCCGATCCGGATGAGTCTTGCCGGCGCATCCGCTCAGCAAACACCCTCGACCTGGTCTCCGGCAGGGGAACGAGCACGGACGGGCCTGGGTTTCTCGACACGCTTGAAGACCTCGGAGTAACGGTTGGCGCCCGGTTCCTTATCTTGGGCGCGGGCGGAACCGCGCGGGCCTTGGTGGACGCTCTGGCTCGGGCGGGATATGGTGTGAAGCTATGGAACAGGACCTACGAGCGCGCGGAGGAGCTTCGAATGAGTCTGGGCTTGGCCTTTTCGATTCTAAAGGAACCGGCGATCGAGGACGTCGAGGTGATCGTCGACGCCACGAGCGCCTCGCGCTCCGGCCAATCGGTTCCGCTCGATTGGAGCCGGGCCAGCCCGGGCGCGCTCGCCTATGATTTGTCCTATGGCCCAACGTCCTCCGCGTTTCTCGGAGCGGCAGAAAGAGAAGGGCTGAGAACCGTCGACGGAAAGGCTTTGCTGGTTGCGCAGGGCGCGAGGTCATTGGCGTGGTGGCTCGGTGTGGGGGCCCCTCGCGCGGCGATGCGGGAGGCGCTTGGTTGA
- a CDS encoding YqeG family HAD IIIA-type phosphatase has product MAFPTGAYDPAGLPGPLRRFCPSSSSGSLYEIDPEDLARRGKRLVMLDADNTLLPWRSMEIPDETRGWVARCKQAGMDVCILSNTRHPKRLTQIAAELGIRFFLGRFKPNPSIYYEALKHFGRKPEEAVMIGDQIFTDMWGANRAGVEGIWVKPSTGRDFIGTKISRMGERLLKPYLSRAITMESQTTTPIQQPPETAKAPWERPIVRQFMKFAVVGGSSTVIDVGLHWLLMFGIQVDGKPLGQVFGATLIADIPAVFQYAKDAPAAAVPVFKIVSASIAIVNSFIWNRRWTFRIEGPEEWGRHFRKFVIVALTGMALNTLITTGFNNVIPGHALRSWGIATAIATVMVAFWNFAGQKFWAFREPER; this is encoded by the coding sequence GTGGCGTTTCCCACGGGCGCCTACGACCCTGCCGGGCTGCCTGGTCCACTTCGGCGGTTCTGCCCTTCCAGTTCCTCAGGATCGCTCTATGAGATCGACCCTGAGGACCTGGCGCGAAGAGGCAAGAGGCTCGTCATGCTCGACGCCGACAACACGCTTCTGCCGTGGCGCTCGATGGAGATCCCGGATGAGACGCGTGGATGGGTCGCGCGCTGCAAGCAAGCCGGTATGGACGTGTGCATCCTCAGCAACACCCGCCACCCGAAACGCCTCACTCAAATCGCCGCGGAGCTTGGGATTAGGTTTTTTCTGGGAAGGTTTAAGCCAAATCCCTCCATCTATTATGAAGCACTGAAGCACTTTGGCCGGAAGCCAGAGGAGGCCGTGATGATCGGCGACCAGATCTTCACGGACATGTGGGGCGCCAATCGCGCGGGGGTGGAGGGCATCTGGGTCAAGCCTTCGACGGGCCGCGACTTCATCGGAACGAAGATCAGCCGCATGGGTGAGCGCCTGCTCAAGCCATACTTGTCGAGAGCGATCACGATGGAATCTCAGACGACCACCCCGATCCAGCAGCCACCCGAGACAGCCAAGGCCCCGTGGGAGCGGCCGATCGTGCGCCAATTCATGAAGTTTGCCGTCGTGGGCGGCAGCTCGACGGTCATCGACGTTGGGCTTCACTGGCTGCTGATGTTCGGCATCCAGGTGGACGGCAAGCCGCTGGGACAGGTGTTTGGGGCGACTCTGATCGCCGACATTCCCGCGGTGTTCCAGTACGCCAAAGACGCACCTGCGGCGGCTGTGCCGGTGTTCAAAATCGTGTCGGCCAGCATTGCCATCGTCAACAGCTTTATCTGGAACCGCCGCTGGACCTTCAGGATCGAGGGTCCCGAGGAGTGGGGGAGGCACTTCCGCAAGTTCGTGATCGTTGCGCTGACCGGCATGGCGCTCAACACGCTGATCACCACCGGCTTCAACAACGTGATTCCCGGCCATGCCCTGCGAAGCTGGGGCATCGCCACGGCGATCGCGACCGTGATGGTGGCATTTTGGAACTTCGCCGGTCAAAAGTTCTGGGCTTTTCGAGAACCCGAGCGATGA
- the mltG gene encoding endolytic transglycosylase MltG — protein MNRRVRFLLWVLGVGILTGAGFGYWLNTQLAPMPPADPVYVRYEVRSPLVRALEDLEKRSIVRNARVLALWSRFKRYPALVGVGTYQVRPGMKPEEILAALQLPVRRMVRLPETNWLERSANLLEKNGVCKAGEYVELAHDPARFKDLAGFPIPESGSLEGYLYPDTYDLPPLIGAEGTVKRQLEAFRDKVWRVIEPPKDLRRVLTVASLVQLEVKEDPERPIVAGVIENRLRLGMPLQIDATILYAMKKWKNLSRAEIAGTDSPYNTYLRKGLPPGPICSPSFRSIDAALHPAKHSYLYYVALPTGKHLFSATYDEHLRNIQRRKKALAQGGP, from the coding sequence GTGAATAGGCGCGTTCGATTCCTCCTCTGGGTCCTTGGCGTCGGGATCCTCACCGGCGCGGGCTTTGGCTATTGGCTGAACACTCAGCTTGCGCCGATGCCGCCTGCGGACCCGGTCTACGTCCGCTACGAGGTCCGTTCGCCCCTGGTGCGGGCCTTGGAAGACCTTGAGAAACGCTCCATCGTGCGCAACGCGCGAGTCTTGGCGCTCTGGTCGCGGTTCAAGAGGTATCCGGCGTTGGTGGGCGTGGGCACCTATCAGGTGCGGCCCGGGATGAAGCCCGAGGAGATCCTTGCCGCGCTGCAGCTTCCTGTGCGCCGAATGGTCCGCCTGCCGGAGACCAACTGGCTTGAGCGCAGCGCAAACTTGCTGGAGAAGAACGGAGTCTGCAAGGCCGGTGAGTACGTCGAGCTTGCCCACGATCCCGCTCGCTTCAAAGACCTCGCCGGTTTCCCGATCCCCGAATCGGGTTCGCTTGAGGGCTACCTTTATCCAGACACCTACGACCTTCCGCCACTGATTGGCGCTGAAGGAACGGTGAAGCGCCAGTTGGAGGCGTTTCGCGACAAGGTCTGGCGGGTAATCGAGCCGCCTAAGGACCTGCGTCGGGTCCTGACTGTCGCCTCCCTGGTTCAGCTCGAAGTGAAGGAAGATCCGGAGCGCCCCATCGTCGCCGGGGTCATCGAGAACCGCCTGCGGCTGGGCATGCCTCTGCAGATCGACGCGACGATCCTGTATGCGATGAAGAAGTGGAAGAACCTCTCGCGGGCAGAGATTGCCGGGACCGATTCCCCTTACAACACCTACTTGCGCAAGGGGCTCCCGCCTGGGCCGATCTGTTCTCCGAGCTTTAGGAGCATCGACGCGGCCCTGCACCCCGCAAAGCACAGCTACCTTTACTATGTGGCGCTGCCGACTGGGAAGCACCTCTTTTCGGCCACTTACGACGAGCACCTAAGGAACATTCAGCGGCGCAAGAAGGCCTTGGCGCAAGGGGGGCCTTAG
- the ruvX gene encoding Holliday junction resolvase RuvX yields the protein MRVVAVDWGTRRIGIAVGESDFGASSPRPHLSALGALAKDARQIVELARKEGADAVLVGIPINPHRGEPGTGQNAADDKMERLCRALAEQIEALGMLVLTADETMTSVRAEDALIQSGQKASLRDRRRDSAAAALLLEGYFAETQSGTHSQGDGGE from the coding sequence ATGCGAGTGGTAGCCGTTGATTGGGGTACTCGGCGAATCGGGATCGCCGTGGGGGAAAGCGACTTCGGCGCCTCGAGCCCAAGACCGCATCTGTCGGCCCTGGGAGCGCTCGCCAAGGATGCCCGGCAGATCGTGGAGTTGGCCCGGAAGGAAGGCGCGGACGCGGTGCTTGTCGGCATTCCCATCAACCCTCATCGTGGCGAGCCCGGGACTGGACAGAATGCCGCGGACGACAAGATGGAGCGGCTTTGCCGTGCCCTCGCGGAACAGATCGAGGCCCTCGGAATGTTGGTTCTTACGGCTGACGAAACCATGACCAGCGTTCGCGCAGAAGACGCGCTCATCCAATCGGGCCAAAAGGCTTCCCTGCGCGATCGCCGTCGAGACAGCGCGGCCGCAGCCCTGTTGCTCGAGGGCTATTTTGCGGAGACCCAGTCGGGCACTCATTCGCAGGGGGATGGCGGTGAATAG